The Thermogemmatispora onikobensis genome contains the following window.
TGAAGGATCTGCCCAGTGTGCGCTACCATATCATCCGCGGTACGCTCGATAGCGATGGGGTTGCTAAGCGTCGCCGCGGTCGCTCAAAGTATGGAGCCAAACGGCCCAAGCCTGGGCAGGCGGCGGCCACTTCAGCCGCCAGGGGTGGTAAGAAGTAGCGCGTGGGCGGCTGCTGAAGCGCAGAAGCATGCAAGAAGCATAGCCATCCGACCCGCCACATTCCCCGCTTCCCTGCCCGATACCGCCTGAGAGCGTTCAGGTAGGTCGGTTTACAGGTCGTGCATCACTTTCGATCACACTCATCGGCGTTCTTCACGGTCGATGCGTGTCGAGTGTCCTCCACGTCTGTCCCTCTGCCAGGCAGGCAACAAAAAAAATGTGCGCTTGCCCTGGCGTGCCTCGTGGAAAGCGACGCTCGTTTGTTTGTCTGCTCGCTCACCCGCGCCGCGCGCTAGCGCCGCCGCAGGAGAAGCGGGCCAGCGCAAAGACAGCAAGGCCGTGGTCGCCCTAGTGTGACTGACGATTGAACTGACTGGCTTGACCGGCTGGCTACTACCCCTGGCCTGGCCTCATCTCTCAAGCCAGCCAACAAAACAAACAAGCAAGGCAATCCTCGCTGCTGCCTGTGGTGAAGTGAAGGTTGGAAAAGAAAACTGCTAGCGCCTAACCCCGGGCGGGTCGGCGGATGGGGCTGGGCCAGAGCGTCGAACAGCACAATACCAGCACGAAGACGCGCAAGCGCATAAAGAGGCAAAGCGTGCCGGAGACCGGGCTGGCGAAGCGAGCAACAGCCTGCGGCTCCGGTCCGTTGCGTTGCTTGCCAGCCTCTCCCCTGGCAAGTGGGACCGCGGAAGCCGCCACGGCCACGAGGCAAGGCGGCAACGGAGGCCGGTGGAGCGCATAGTAACAGCTCTGTCGCTGTGCCCACCGTAACCGGAAGGGGAAAGAAAGCGACAGACGCTCGCGTCTGGCCAGCCGCGGCGGCGAGAGAGCGAGCATGCATGCGTGCGTGCGAGGAAGAAGGCGCTCGCTGTATGCTGCAAGAGCGCTGGCTGACAAAAGCAGGCGAACGAGAGAGAAGGAGAGAAGTCTAAGCAGAACGCTCGCATGGCTGGCTGGCCGGCTGGTTTCAGGGAGGAGCGCCAAGGAAGAGCAGCCAGCGAGGGAGACAAGCGACGTTCGCGGCAGCAGATCTGCTGCCCTACCCGCACAGGTGGGAAAGGACCCGTGCCAGCGCTCAGTCGATCAAGGTGGAGATGAAGCGAAGCCATGAGCGCGTCAGGTAGCCCGCGATCTGGTGCGGCGACCGTCGTTGCTGATGCTGTAGGCGTTCGTATCCGATTGTAGCTTCCGTTCTCATCGACGAGCAGCAGAAGCAGAAGCGCATTCCTCTAACGCGATGGGTGGGTGCCTGCCCCAGGCCGGGGTGGGTGATAGCCTCGGCAAGCCTCCCGTCATCTGGCATTCGCCTTCCTGCTCATTGTGGCCAGCAGGCCCGGCGGGAGGAGAGCGAGGAGGCAGGACAACCAGTATTGTTTGTTGTAGGCTCAGGTGTCAGCTACAATCGAAGCGACGCCTTTTCTGGTGCTTTGCACAAGGCAGGTATCATACGTACGTACGTAGCGTAGCGTAGATGCTCGTCTGCGCGCGTAAGCGGACTGCGGCCACGCTTGTCGGCCCAGGCCGGCAGCAGGAGCGGCGGCGAGCATGTGTGTTGACCGCGAAGCGAAAGGGAGGAAAAGAGACCTTGCCAAGACGCAAACGTGTTAGCCGTCGGTCAGAGTCGGACAAGCATAGCAAGGAAACCAAGAAGTACGAGTATCGGCGTGGAGTGCGTCGGCTCGAAGTCGTGGACCCTAAGTACCAGAGTCGCAACGTCGCGAGCTTCATCGGCAAGCTGATGGTCGATGGCAAGAAGAGCCTGGCCGAGCGCATCCTCTATCAGGCTTTCGCTTTAATCGAGCAGCGGCAGAAACGCCCAGCGCTGGAGGTCTTCGAGCAGGCCATCAGAAACGCCACTCCGACGGTCGAGGTCAAGCCCCGCCGTGTTGGTGGCTCGACCTATCAGGTGCCCGTCGATGTCCGCAAAGAGCGTGGCCTCTCCCTCGCCATGCGCTGGCTCATCCGCTCTGCTCGCGCTCGCACCGGCAAGAGCATGGTGGAGAAGCTGGCGAACGAGATCATGGACGCTGCCTCTGGACAGGGTGCGACCATCAAGAAACGGGAGGAGACCCACAGGATGGCAGAGTCCAACAAGGCTTTCATCCATTATCGCTGGTAATACTTAATCATGTCTAGAGAATACTCACTCGAAAGAACGCGGAATATCGGTATCATCGCCCATATTGACGCGGGAAAAACGACAACGACCGAGCGTATCCTCTTCTACACGAAGAAGATTCACCGCATGGGTGAGGTGCACGAAGGGGCTGCGACGATGGACTGGATGGTCCAGGAGCAGGAGCGCGGGATCACGATCACCGCCGCTGCTACCACCTGCTTCTGGCTCGACCATCGCATCAACATCATCGATACGCCTGGTCACGTCGACTTTACTGCCGAGGTCGAGCGCTCGCTGCGCGTCCTCGATGGGGGCATTGTGATCTTCGACGCCGTAGCCGGCGTCGAGCCTCAGTCTGAGACCGTCTGGCGCCAGGCCAACAAGTACAATGTCCCGCGCATCTGCTTTGTCAACAAGATGGATCGCGTCGGAGCTGATTTCTGGCGCACCGTCCAGATGATCCGTGACCGTCTGGGGGCCAACCCTCTTCCAATCCAGCTGCCGATCGGGGCGGAGAGCGACTTCAAGGGCTTTATCGATCTTATCGAGCAGCATGCCGTCATTTT
Protein-coding sequences here:
- the rpsG gene encoding 30S ribosomal protein S7, which encodes MRRLEVVDPKYQSRNVASFIGKLMVDGKKSLAERILYQAFALIEQRQKRPALEVFEQAIRNATPTVEVKPRRVGGSTYQVPVDVRKERGLSLAMRWLIRSARARTGKSMVEKLANEIMDAASGQGATIKKREETHRMAESNKAFIHYRW